A portion of the Candida dubliniensis CD36 chromosome R, complete sequence genome contains these proteins:
- a CDS encoding kinetochore-associated protein, putative (Similar to S. cerevisiae NNF1), with translation MSAEENNKVRFERLRLVARKALEQSIKKSLTMEQVKTCFPTLVASPDGVRSLELALSQMSGFWHSNSLDEFDLIYKEKDIESKLDELDDIIQNAQQAKDSGKEPSNIDQLSPLEIVDSTIVSNSKNVLDSLQMIYDQLCLDNAELYTELSDLTKESTRINNSIKSGIEQLNKEANNVELEKAGIQIDKLIDILEEK, from the coding sequence ATGTCCGCCGAGGAAAATAACAAAGTCAGATTTGAAAGATTACGCCTTGTTGCCAGAAAAGCCTTGGAACAACTGATTAAGAAGTCTTTGACTATGGAGCAAGTAAAGACATGCTTTCCAACACTAGTAGCCTCTCCAGATGGGGTCAGATCACTCGAATTGGCTCTTTCACAAATGTCTGGGTTTTGGCATTCAAACTCATTGGATGAATTTGATCTAATatacaaagaaaaagatattgaGTCTAAATTAGATGAGTTAGATGATATAATACAGAATGCTCAACAGGCGAAAGACAGTGGGAAGGAACCAAGCAATATAGATCAGCTTTCACCTttagaaattgttgattccACGATTGTTAGTAACAGTAAAAACGTCTTGGATAGTCTTCAAATGATATATGACCAATTATGTCTCGATAATGCCGAGCTATATACTGAACTTTCGGATCTTACAAAAGAAAGCACCAGAATCAATAATTCCATAAAATCTGGtattgaacaattaaacAAGGAGGCCAATAATGTTGAGCTAGAAAAAGCGGGAATTCAAATCGACAAATTAATAGATATTCttgaagaaaaatga
- a CDS encoding homoisocitrate dehydrogenase, mitochondrial precursor, putative (Similar to S. cerevisiae LYS12), protein MLAARSSIRRCFSTTSTTLKSLKIGLIPGDGIGREVIPAGKAVLENLPAKHDLQFEFVNLDAGFELFKKTGTALPDETVDILKKECDGALFGAVSSPTTKVAGYSSPIVALRKKLGLYANVRPVKSVEGIGRPVDMVIVRENTEDLYIKEERVYKKEDGTKVAEAIKRITETASTKIAKMAFEIALQREAVRKGTSGKQLHEKPSVTVTHKSNVLSQSDGLFRETCRAVYDANANEYGGIEYKEQIVDSMVYRMFREPEIFDVVVAPNLYGDILSDGAAALVGSLGVVPSANVGDSFAIGEPCHGSAPDIEGKGISNPVATIRSTALMLEFMGYPEAAATIYQAVDANLAEDKIKTPDLGGNSTTQEVIDDIIRRF, encoded by the coding sequence atgttagCTGCTAGATCTTCAATTCGTCGTTGTTTCTCAACCACCTCTACCACTTTGAAATCCTTGAAAATTGGTTTAATTCCAGGGGACGGGATTGGTCGTGAAGTTATACCTGCTGGTAAGGCTGTTTTGGAAAACTTGCCAGCCAAACACGATTTGCAATTTGAATTCGTCAACTTGGATGCCGGTTTTGAATTGTTCAAGAAAACAGGTACTGCATTGCCTGATGAAACTGTTGATatcttgaaaaaagaatgtGACGGTGCATTATTTGGGGCAGTTTCATCACCAACCACTAAAGTTGCTGGATACTCTTCCCCAATTGTTGCAttaagaaagaaattaggTTTGTATGCCAACGTCAGACCAGTCAAGTCTGTTGAAGGAATTGGCAGACCAGTTGATATGGTCATTGTGCGTGAAAACACAGAAGATTTGTACATCAAGGAAGAAAGAGTTTACAAAAAGGAAGATGGTACCAAAGTTGCCGAAGCTATTAAGAGAATCACTGAAACTGCTTCCACAAAAATTGCCAAGATGGCTTTTGAAATCGCCTTACAAAGAGAAGCTGTTAGAAAAGGTACATCTGGTAAGCAACTCCATGAAAAACCATCTGTGACTGTTACCCATAAGTCAAATGTATTGTCACAATCCGATGGGTTATTCCGTGAAACTTGTCGTGCAGTGTATGACGCCAATGCTAACGAATATGGTGGGATTGAATACAAAGAACAAATTGTCGATTCCATGGTTTACCGTATGTTCAGAGAACCAGAGATctttgatgttgttgttgctccAAACTTGTACGGTGATATTTTGAGTGATGGTGCTGCTGCTTTAGTTGGTTCTTTGGGTGTCGTTCCATCAGCCAATGTTGGAGACAGCTTTGCTATTGGTGAGCCTTGCCATGGTTCTGCTCCTGATATTGAAGGTAAGGGTATTTCTAATCCAGTTGCCACAATCAGATCTACCGCATTAATGTTGGAATTCATGGGTTATCCAGAAGCTGCTGCTACCATCTACCAAGCTGTTGATGCCAACTTAGCAGAAGATAAGATCAAGACCCCAGATTTGGGTGGTAACTCTACTACTCAAGAagttattgatgatataatTAGAAGATTCTAA
- a CDS encoding ion transporter protein, putative (Similar to S. cerevisiae HOL1), with product MTIQVDDYEMVPGTVHLIDINGNLDVQKNGDIILQPQPTNNPNDPLTWSKSKRLIQFSLVWIWGLFVAVAINWVGPVFGVWEKDLKTTIGDLSNAVAVGFLFLGVGVLLVQPTTLKLGKRFIYIVGSIFTIISLAVGSQATEVGSIFAFKALVGLGASPCDSVVELSATDLFFQHERSTAISSLILALYAGSFLGPIIAGYITDSIGWKWCFYVQIIIYSVFLIIQLAFQEETTFRRALSDETLEEEILQQIKSTEINNEKQIVSEPATKEVKDDEESGSSSIQSYKRKTYFQKVNLIHTDQNDSRSWLCIFYRPFFVLYYPAFIFGGIVYGSQMMWLSLTSTTQTLIYGAEPYNFSANGVGLTNLGCLIGSILGTFYGGKFVDWLSIRLAKKNNGILEPEYRLWAMIVPTILNAGGLLAYYLPCANNASWAFSVVLGQGALGFAMSSSGSICITYAIDSYPKVASEGIVLMLFIRNMMGMGFSYAISPWINRNGLVVVTWLMFMLSIIINGSFIVMLVFGKQFRRWTAAHYEKVSESNYGEFFKR from the coding sequence atgacTATTCAAGTTGATGACTATGAAATGGTACCAGGTACTGTAcatttgattgatattaatgGAAATTTGGATGTACAAAAAAACGGTGATATTATTttacaaccacaaccaacCAATAATCCAAATGATCCCTTGACTTGGTCCAAACTGAAAAGactaattcaattttctcTTGTTTGGATCTGGGGGTTgtttgttgctgttgccaTTAATTGGGTCGGCCCAGTTTTTGGTGTTTGGgaaaaagatttgaaaaccACTATTGGTGATTTATCTAATGCAGTTGCAGTTGGGTTTTTGTTCTTAGGTGTTGGAGTATTACTTGTGCAACCAACAACTTTAAAGTTGGGCAAACggtttatttatattgttgGAAGTATATTCACTATAATTTCCTTGGCAGTCGGATCTCAAGCAACAGAAGTGGGTTCGATATTTGCCTTCAAGGCACTTGTTGGTCTTGGTGCCAGTCCATGCGATAGTGTGGTGGAGCTTAGTGCTACTGACCTCTTCTTTCAACATGAAAGATCTACAGCTATTTCTTCATTGATTCTTGCATTGTACGCAGGTTCATTTCTTGGACCAATTATTGCAGGATACATCACTGATTCAATTGGTTGGAAATGGTGTTTTTATGTACAAATCATTATATATCTGGTCTTCTTGATCATTCAACTTGCTTTCCAAGAGGAGACAACTTTTAGAAGGGCATTGAGTGATGAGACATTGGAGGAGGaaattttgcaacaaatcaaatcaaccGAAATTAACAATGAAAAGCAAATTGTTTCTGAACCTGCTACAAAGGAAGtaaaagatgatgaagagcTGGGATCTTCTAGTATTCAGTCATATAAAAGGAAAACTTATTTTCAAAAGGTTAATCTCATACATACCGACCAGAACGATTCCAGAAGCTGGTTGTGTATCTTTTATCGTccattttttgttctttattATCCTGCATTCATCTTTGGTGGAATTGTGTACGGAAGTCAAATGATGTGGTTACTGTTGACATCAACCACTCAAACCTTGATTTATGGAGCTGAACCATACAATTTTTCGGCTAATGGGGTTGGTTTGACTAACTTGGGATGTTTAATTGGATCAATTTTGGGCACATTCTATGGGGGGAAGTTTGTTGATTGGCTTTCTATTAGGTTggctaaaaaaaataacgGTATCTTGGAACCCGAATATCGATTATGGGCCATGATTGTTCCAACTATATTAAATGCAGGTGGATTGTTAGCATATTATCTTCCTTGTGCAAACAATGCATCGTGGGCTTTTTCAGTTGTTTTAGGACAAGGAGCATTGGGTTTTGCAATGAGTAGCTCTGGTAGCATTTGCATCACTTATGCCATTGATTCTTATCCCAAAGTCGCCAGTGAAGGAATTGTTTTAATGTTGTTTATTAGAAATATGATGGGAATGGGGTTCTCGTATGCCATTCTGCCTTGGATTAATAGAAATGGACTTGTGGTCGTTACTTGGTTGATGTTTATGTTATCGATTATCATAAATGGAAGTTTCATAGTAATGCTAGTGTTTGGAAAACAGTTCAGGCGCTGGACCGCCGCTCATTATGAAAAGGTTTCTGAGTCCAACTATggtgaatttttcaaacgCTAG
- a CDS encoding mitochondrial 37S ribosomal protein MRPS28 (Similar to S. cerevisiae MRPS28) has translation MFKFTTRLLSTSRLLLSQAGESTSSVSATIPRFHVKFGAKQFIEPGTNKRRAKRLRRKESRIKKQIIRDVNTLKQHEVKNVPLKVDPVLGDPNCGFVDRIMKKVENQELTLAYGIDRVEFEKLLYAAEKLSLENASKNEALRESVIQTEENKRKAVMTILNLKNTNVPDKKKMAIKFAREEMQRSPGDTASPEVQAAVATIKIHYGMQQVKNMPKDKINIQGVRKLVQYRQTILKYLKRKNPESYYYTIAKLGLTDDVIVREFNMGKQYMQDFKVWGDKVLVKETNSVAKKNKKIKDLKDRVAKYNELAKKNYEILYGTK, from the coding sequence ATGTTCAAGTTTACTACCCGTTTATTATCTACAAGTCGTCTATTGCTCAGTCAAGCTGGAGAATCCACGTCAAGTGTATCAGCAACAATTCCTCGTTTCCATGTGAAATTTGGGGCCAAACAGTTCATTGAACCTGGTACCAATAAACGTAGAGCCAAAAGATtgagaagaaaagaatcaaGAATCAAGAAACAAATCATTCGTGATGTAAACACTTTGAAACAACACGAAGTCAAAAATGTCCCACTTAAGGTAGATCCAGTTTTGGGAGATCCAAACTGCGGATTTGTTGATAGAATCATGAAGAAAGTTGAGAACCAAGAGCTAACTTTAGCTTATGGAATTGACAGAGtggaatttgaaaaacttTTGTATGCAGCTGAGAAGTTGTCACTTGAAAATGCATCCAAGAACGAAGCTTTACGAGAATCCGTCATCCAAAcagaagaaaacaaaagaaaagccGTTATGACCATTCTTAATTTAAAAAACACCAACGTACCcgacaaaaagaaaatggcAATAAAGTTTGCTCGTGAAGAAATGCAAAGAAGTCCTGGTGATACAGCTTCCCCAGAAGTCCAAGCTGCAGTAGCCACCATCAAAATACATTATGGTATGCAACAAGTTAAAAATATGCCAAaagataaaataaatattcaaGGAGTGAGAAAGTTGGTTCAATATAGACAAActattttgaaatatttgaaaagaaaaaacccTGAACTGTATTATTATACGATAGCAAAATTAGGATTGACCGATGATGTTATAGTTCGTGAATTCAACATGGGCAAACAATACATGCAAGACTTTAAGGTCTGGGGTGACAAGGTTTTGGTCAAGGAGACCAACAGTGTTGCTaagaaaaacaagaagatTAAGGATCTTAAAGATAGAGTGGCCAAGTATAATGAATTGGCAAAGAAGAATTACGAGATTTTGTACGGTACTAAGTAG
- a CDS encoding N-ethylmaleimide sensitive factor attachment protein, alpha, putative (Similar to S. cerevisiae SEC17) — protein sequence MSDPRSLIAEAEKLLKPQSGFFSFLSGSSASMRKEDATDLYIQAANSYRLKKDFNLAGAQFVKAAEIQESLGNHNDTANHLVEAYKCFKGVSPTDAISSLSKAIHIFLTQNGQFRRAANFTMDLAELYESVNDYENASKSYEQAGDYFTTDHAEALANKAFLKCADLYALNGNYKKAVELYDNIIKNSLGNSLSRWSLKDYFFKVVLCVLCMDDVIEAHKRKDQFLQDDPSWGQSREYKLVEGILESIDQGDVEGFSDKVFDFDQFSKLDKLKTQLLLKVKNSVVAKDDDDLL from the coding sequence ATGTCAGATCCTCGTTCATTGATAGCTGAAGCTGAGAAGCTTCTTAAACCACAACTGggtttttttctgtttctttctGGCTCCTCTGCCTCCATGAGAAAGGAAGATGCAACTGATCTTTACATTCAAGCAGCCAATCTGTATCGattaaagaaagatttcaatttggcAGGTGCTCAATTTGTCAAGGCAGCTGAAATACAGGAGAGTTTAGGTAATCATAATGATACTGCTAACCATCTAGTCGAAGCTTACAAGTGTTTTAAAGGTGTATCGCCAACAGACGCAATTTCGTCATTGTCGAAGGCAATCCATATTTTCTTAACGCAAAATGGCCAATTTAGAAGAGCCGCAAATTTCACTATGGATTTAGCTGAGCTTTACGAATCAGTTAATGATTACGAAAATGCCAGCAAAAGCTATGAACAGGCCGGAGATTACTTTACCACTGATCATGCTGAAGCTCTTGCCAACAAAGCATTTTTGAAATGTGCAGACTTGTATGCATTGAATGGGAATTATAAAAAAGCTGTGGAATTATATGATAACATCATTAAAAACCTGCTTGGGAATTCTTTATCAAGATGGAGTTTAAAGGATTATTTCTTCAAGGTAGTCTTGTGTGTCTTGTGCATGGATGATGTAATTGAAGCTCACAAAAGGAAGGATCAATTCCTTCAAGACGATCCAAGCTGGGGACAATCAAGAGAGTACAAATTAGTTGAAGGTATACTTGAGAGTATCGATCAAGGGGATGTTGAAGGTTTTTCAGACAAAGTATTTGATTTCGATCAGTTCAGTAAGCTTGACAAATTGAAGACccagttgttgttgaaagtGAAGAACTCGGTTGTTGCCaaggatgatgatgatttgttATAG
- a CDS encoding arginine-specific carbamoyl-phosphate synthetase ammonia chain, putative (Similar to S. cerevisiae CPA2) yields the protein MITLKTAITQQFKITKKSISVFQKHSFSLSSLLRQKEQLRYAGADLLKNFTDEHAHKLVDVSKVLVIGSGGLSIGQAGEFDYSGSQAIKALKEANKQSILINPNIATNQTSHALADEIYYLPVTPEYITYIIERERPDGILLTFGGQTGLNVGVKLDKMGVFERYGVKVLGTPIKTLETSEDRDLFAQALKEINIPIAESIAVENVDDALNAAKEVGYPIIVRSAYSLGGLGSGFAANEEELRNLAAQSLSLAPQILVEKSLKGWKEVEYEVVRDRVGNCITVCNMENFDPLGIHTGDSIVVAPSQTLSDEEYHMLRSAAIKIIRHLGVVGECNVQYALQPDGLDFRVIEVNARLSRSSALASKATGYPLAYTAAKIALGHTLPELPNPVTKTTTANFEPSLDYLVTKIPRWDLSKFQHVKRDIGSAMKSVGEVMAIGRNFEESFQKAIRQIDPSYIGFQGDKFDNLDEALANPTDRRWLAVGQALLHENYTVDQVHELTKIDKWFLHKLMNIVNMYRELEANGHLSIINHDLMSRAKKLGFSDKQIGLCVGADELEVRRVRKELGIIPFVKKIDTLAAEFPANTNYLYTTYNATSSDIDFNDKGTMVLGSGVYRIGSSVEFDWCAVSTARALRENGHKTIMINYNPETVSTDFDEVDRLYFEELSLERVLDIYELEHAQGVVVSVGGQLPQNIALSLQNQGCNVLGTNPEDIDKAEDRHKFSQILDSIGVDQPAWKELTSVKEAENFADEVGFPVLVRPSYVLSGAAMSVINNKSELDAKLSNASKVSRDYPVVISKFIQGAQEIDIDGVANEGEVLVHAVSEHVENAGVHSGDATLVLPPQGLSPILLDRLKVIADKVAAAWKITGPFNMQIIKNDQNGTLNDETCELKVIECNIRASRSFPFVSKVLGINFIDVAVKALIKQNVPQPVNLMNQKYDRVATKVPQFSFTRLAGADPFLGVEMASTGEIACFGKDLLEAYWTSIQSTMNFHLPKPGQGLLFGGDLTNDKLGKVASNLTGLGYKFYTASEPVAQYLKNFVKEPVEIIEFPKTDKRALREIFQDKEIGAVFNLAKARAEDLLDEDYVMRRNAIDFAIPLFNEPNTSLLFSQCLKEKIGHKVSFDEIPHKVEIPQEVKRWSEFIGGKPV from the coding sequence atGATAACTTTAAAAACTGCTATAACTCAGCAGTTCAAAATTACTAAAAAAAGTATACTGGTTTTCCAAAAACATTCATTTTCGTTATCATCCCTTTTAAGACAGAAGGAACAATTACGTTATGCTGGTGCagatttattgaaaaattttactGACGAACATGCCCACAAGTTGGTTGATGTGTCCAAAGTGCTTGTTATTGGTTCTGGTGGATTATCCATTGGTCAAGCAGGTGAGTTTGATTACTCAGGATCACAAGCCATCAAAGCTTTGAAAGAAGCTAATAAACAATCTATTTTAATCAACCCAAACATTGCTACAAATCAAACATCACATGCCTTGGCAGACGAAATCTACTATTTGCCAGTGACACCAGAATATATCACTTATATCattgaaagagaaagaCCAGATGGTATATTATTGACATTTGGTGGTCAAACTGGGTTAAATGTCGGTGTTAAATTGGATAAAATGGGTGTTTTCGAAAGATACGGTGTCAAAGTGTTGGGTACTCCAATTAAAACTTTGGAAACTTCTGAAGATCGTGATTTATTTGCTCAAGctttgaaagaaattaatattCCAATTGCTGAATCTATTGCTGTTgaaaatgttgatgatgCCTTGAATGCTGCTAAAGAAGTTGGATACCCTATCATTGTTAGATCTGCTTATTCTCTTGGTGGATTAGGTTCTGGTTTTGCTGCAAACGAAGAGGAATTGAGAAACTTGGCTGCTCAATCACTTTCTTTGGCTCCTCAAATCTTGGTGGAAAAATCTTTGAAAGGTTGGAAAGAAGTTGAATACGAAGTTGTCCGTGATCGTGTTGGTAATTGTATAACTGTTTGTAATATGGAAAATTTTGATCCATTGGGTATCCACACTGGTGATTCCATTGTTGTTGCCCCTTCACAAACATTATCTGATGAAGAGTACCATATGTTGAGAAGTGCTGctatcaaaattatcagACATTTAGGTGTTGTTGGTGAATGTAATGTGCAGTACGCTTTACAACCAGATGGATTAGATTTCAGAGTTATTGAAGTTAACGCTCGTTTATCACGTTCTTCTGCTTTGGCTTCTAAAGCCACAGGTTACCCATTGGCTTATACTGCTGCTAAAATTGCTCTTGGTCACACTTTACCAGAACTACCAAATCCAGTTACTAAAACTACTACTGCCAATTTTGAACCATCCTTGGATTATTTGGTTACTAAAATTCCTAGATGGGATTTATCCAAATTTCAACATGTTAAACGTGACATTGGTTCTGCTATGAAATCTGTTGGTGAAGTTATGGCAATCGGTAGAAACTTTGAAGAATCTTTCCAAAAGGCAATTAGACAAATTGATCCATCATACATTGGATTCCAAGGTGATAAATTTGACAACTTGGATGAAGCATTGGCAAATCCAACTGATAGAAGATGGTTAGCCGTTGGACAAGCGTTATTACACGAAAACTATACTGTTGATCAAGTTCACGAATTGACCAAGATTGATAAATGGTTCTTACataaattgatgaatattGTTAACATGTATCGTGAATTAGAAGCAAACGGACATTTgtcaattattaatcatGATTTGATGAGTCGTGCTAAGAAATTGGGATTTTCagataaacaaattggtCTCTGTGTTGGTGCTGACGAATTAGAAGTTAGAAGAGTTAGAAAAGAATTAGGAATTATTCCATttgtgaaaaaaattgatactTTAGCAGCTGAATTTCCAGCCAACACCAATTATTTGTACACCACTTATAATGCCACTAGTTCTGACATTGATTTCAATGATAAAGGTACCATGGTATTGGGATCTGGGGTATACAGAATTGGATCTTctgttgaatttgattggtGTGCCGTTTCAACTGCCCGTGCTTTGAGAGAAAATGGACACAAGACTATTATGATTAATTATAACCCAGAAACTGTTTCTActgattttgatgaagTTGATAGATTATATTTCGaagaattatcattagAAAGAGTATTGGACATCTATGAATTAGAACATGCTCAAGGTGTGGTTGTATCTGTTGGTGGTCAATTGCCACAAAATATTGCTCTTTCTTTACAAAACCAAGGTTGTAATGTTTTGGGTACTAATCCGGAAGATATCGACAAAGCAGAAGATCGTCACAAGTTTTCTCAAATTTTGGATTCCATTGGTGTTGATCAACCAGCTTGGAAAGAATTAACTTCAGTTAAAGAAGCTGAAAATTTTGCTGATGAAGTTGGGTTCCCAGTATTGGTTCGTCCATCATATGTTTTGTCTGGTGCTGCCATGTCTGTtattaacaacaaaagTGAATTAGACGCAAAATTGTCTAATGCCTCCAAAGTTTCTCGTGATTACCCCGTGGTTATTTCTAAATTCATTCAAGGTGcacaagaaattgatattgatgggGTTGCCAATGAAGGTGAAGTTTTAGTTCATGCCGTTTCTGAACACGTTGAAAATGCTGGTGTTCATTCTGGTGATGCCACTTTAGTTTTACCACCACAAGGATTGTcaccaatattattagatCGTTTGAAGGTAATTGCTGATAAAGTTGCTGCTGCCTGGAAAATCACTGGTCCATTCAATATgcaaattatcaagaatGATCAAAATGGTACATTAAACGATGAAACTTGTGAATTGAAAGTTATTGAATGTAATATCCGTGCATCTCGTTCATTCCCATTTGTTTCTAAAGTGTTAGGAATCAACTTCATTGATGTTGCTGTCAAAGCATTAATTAAACAGAATGTTCCACAACCAGTTAACTTGATGAACCAAAAATACGATCGTGTTGCAACCAAAGTCCcacaattttcttttactaGATTAGCTGGAGCTGATCCTTTCTTAGGTGTTGAAATGGCTTCCACTGGTGAAATTGCCTGTTTTGGTAAGGATTTATTAGAAGCCTATTGGACTTCTATTCAATCAACCATGAACTTCCATTTACCTAAACCAGGTCAAGGTTTGTTATTTGGTGGTGATTTaactaatgataaattaggTAAAGTTGCTTCTAATTTGACTGGATTAGGATATAAATTCTACACTGCTAGTGAACCAGTTGCTCAATACTTGAAGAATTTTGTTAAGGAACCagttgaaattattgaattccCCAAAACTGATAAACGTGCATTGAGAGAAATATTTCaagataaagaaattggtgctgttttcaatttggcTAAAGCAAGAGCTGAAGATTTATTAGACGAAGATTATGTTATGAGAAGAAATGCAATTGATTTTGCCATTccattatttaatgaaCCTAATActtcattattgttttctcaatgtttgaaagaaaaaattggtcACAAGGtttcatttgatgaaatacCTCATAAAGTTGAAATCCCTCAAGAAGTTAAAAGATGGAGTGAGTTTATTGGTGGTAAACCAGTGTAA
- a CDS encoding GrpE protein homolog, mitochondrial precursor, putative (Similar to S. cerevisiae MGE1): MHRALYTSLARTVNARCVSRSVRFVAPQVSVCNPQRLALRFNSTNASKEAAKEEAPKEEIKSEEQSSAGESEAQEVDPFAELKEKLEKKDKELASMKNHYARAVADFRHLQETTKTEVQKAKDFALQKFAKDLLDSLDNFNLALGHVKEDTLKLNDEVRSLYEGVDMTKTVFEKTLNKYGIEKIDPIDQVFDPNLHEATFQMASPGKEPGTVFHVQQVGYTLNERVLRPAKVGVVKSEDDN; this comes from the coding sequence ATGCATAGAGCTTTATATACTTCATTGGCAAGAACAGTCAATGCACGTTGTGTGTCCCGTTCAGTAAGATTTGTTGCACCTCAAGTTTCTGTTTGTAATCCTCAAAGATTGGCCTTGCGTTTCAACTCAACTAATGCTTCCAAAGAAGCCGCCAAGGAGGAAGCCcccaaagaagaaattaaatctgAAGAGCAATCCTCTGCAGGTGAATCCGAAGCTCAAGAAGTTGATCCTTTTGcagaattaaaagaaaaattggaaaagaaagacaaGGAGTTGGCCTCAatgaaaaatcattatGCTAGAGCCGTTGCTGATTTCCGTCATTTACAAGAAACAACCAAAACTGAAGTTCAGAAAGCTAAAGATTTTGCGTTGCAAAAGTTTGCTAAGGACTTGTTGGATTCCCTCGATAACTTCAACTTGGCACTTGGTCACGTCAAAGAAGATactttgaaattgaatgatgAAGTTAGAAGCTTGTACGAAGGTGTTGACATGACCAAGActgtttttgaaaaaacttTGAACAAATATGGTATAGAGAAGATTGATCCTATTGACCAAGTGTTTGATCCAAATTTGCATGAAGCTACTTTCCAAATGGCTAGTCCAGGCAAGGAACCAGGTACAGTTTTCCATGTTCAACAAGTTGGTTACACTTTGAATGAAAGAGTATTGAGACCAGCTAAAGTTGGTGTTGTCAAATCTGAAGACGACAATTGA
- a CDS encoding WD repeat protein, putative, with protein sequence MEAKNLHTWLPFTNDDWILKVIQLSENEFIASTSNGSLIGYSISNLSSTPTIKIEKAHESSINDIVKIDNDSIASCSTDGIKIWNLRSKSAISTLTNTKKSNFLSLAYKNNLLAAGTELVGVDAELHIWDIRNTDNVVRSFVDSHHDDITALEFHPTLTNYLMSGSTDGYVNIYNLNETEEDEALHQVINFASVHSCHFITESRISILSHMETFMVHDLNDTNYEELVEPKFKDFGDLRKEWPSNEYVIDISPAGFAAYGSHSESSLSLLPFNPERESFDISKLIFFPKAHGEEVVRDFIVIPNSKMALSCGEDGRIKLWELPFQLKSFLLGSEEKETDITMTEGDVQSEKKSKKDRKDKKKDKKKHKKDVRFKPY encoded by the coding sequence ATGGAAGCTAAAAATTTACATACATGGTTACCTTTCACAAATGATGATTGGATACTAAAGGTTATTCAATTATCAGAGAATGAATTTATTGCATCAACTAGTAATGGCTCTTTGATTGgatattcaatttcaaacttGTCCTCCACCCCAACTATCAAGATCGAAAAAGCACATGAATCAAgtattaatgatattgtgAAGATTGATAACGACTCAATTGCATCATGTTCAACTGATGGTATTAAAATATGGAACTTAAGAAGCAAATCAGCTATTTCCACCTTGActaatacaaaaaaatccaatttcTTGTCACTAGCATATAAGAATAATTTATTGGCAGCAGGAACAGAGTTAGTAGGTGTTGACGCTGAGTTGCATATATGGGATATTAGAAACACAGATAACGTAGTTCGGTCTTTTGTTGATTCCCACCACGATGATATCACTGCATTGGAATTCCACCCTACATTGacaaattatttgatgtcAGGCTCAACCGATGGGTACGTTAATATTTACAACTTGAATGAGACCGAGGAAGATGAAGCATTGCATCAAGTCATAAACTTTGCCTCTGTACACTCATGTCATTTTATAACAGAATCTAGAATTTCGATCTTGTCGCATATGGAGACTTTCATGGTGCATGATTTGAATGACACCAATTATGAGGAATTAGTTGAACCGAAATTCAAGGATTTTGGTGATCTTAGAAAAGAATGGCCACTGAATGAGTACGTGATAGATATATCTCCTGCAGGTTTTGCTGCCTATGGATCCCATTCTGAAAGCTCGTTATCCTTATTACCATTTAATCCTGAACGTGAAAGCTTTGACATTTCAaagttgatattttttCCAAAGGCACATGGAGAGGAAGTTGTTCGCGATTTCATTGTGATACCGAACTCGAAAATGGCATTAAGTTGTGGAGAGGACGGAAGAATCAAGTTATGGGAACTACCCTTCCAATTAAAGTCATTTCTATTGGGATcggaagaaaaagaaactgaTATCACCATGACCGAAGGTGACGTCCAACTGGAGAAAAAATCCAAGAAAGATAGaaaagataaaaagaaagataaaaagaaacataAGAAAGACGTTAGATTTAAACcatattaa